Genomic window (Plodia interpunctella isolate USDA-ARS_2022_Savannah chromosome 25, ilPloInte3.2, whole genome shotgun sequence):
gctaaaccgctggaccagttttgattgatttgacCCATAAAACATGGTAAGTTGGTATGTCTGTAGTCAAacacaggctacttttttttcaaaaatcaaaccCCAAAATGACGACTTCACCGGCTATCACACAAAACTATTGGTATTAGAATCCAGTAATCTAGCATGgataacatattaaattacaaagctATGATTATGCTGTCAGATTACAAGTAACTTCACTACGCACTATCTACGAAGTGGTTGGTAACAGTGCCAGTAGTAATAccataaatgtgaaattttgaaaatttcaaaatttttacgaGAGAATAGCCCGAGTGCAGCTAGTACTCAATCTTGTTCTTAgtcaaagataaataaaatagctttCAAAGGTTCTTCGTCAAACATGATGTGATTTAtcgatttattgattttaatcaaacatgTACTGAGTACATACCTATGTTACgttttaaaacatgtaatgtagtaattaaaaatattgtttggattttctttacaatttttataaatttttcatacatggggaaagaataaaatgaaagtttTAACAAAGATTTGTAGTctgttttatgataaaatttaaattcactaCCTCTAAACCACCATGAACCACCTACACACCCTACCATactgctatttatttttctgaacgATAGGTACAGAAAGGTACCTAGACCTACTTCAAAAATTTTCCCGCTAATTTAAACGTCAATGTCTTTCATTCAAAATACCAAAAGTCAAGAAAAGGAGTCGTatcgtaatttaatttatttacattggtTTTGTATTTAGTATTAGTATTACATACATTAGTTTTGGTtgaattttgtgaataaataaagcatGTCGCTCCTTGAGGATGTATTTCTTGAAGACGAAGCCGGTGAGGCTGAAGAGTTGGAGCGTGTTATTGAAGGCGATGAGTTTGACGAAAGACCAGCTCCACAATCCGGTGAAGATAGTAATGATAACAGCGAAAAAGAAGATGAAGCAGGTACCTactaaagaaagaaaaactttattccTTTATTCGGCAAAAATACTACCCGTTGGCTCCATAGGCCGCTATCTACTGCGCGCAGCATTGCGCGACCTGCTTTACTGGACGATCGTCAACCACTCTGGATTGGGGTGCGGTGTGGTAACGGTCAACTAGAAGAGAACCAGATCTTTCTTCtcttatagtcgtatttctcatgtATGAAAGGTATGgccattatgtggaatgtacacagacaacaactttcttggtagtagtttgccattgtcCATTTATGAAATGTCCGCCACCTGATACATAAATCATTGACTAGAGCAGGAACTATTCTGAATCTGATTATTTGATTCAATGGAAGCCTAAATGAAAAGAAACCATTTAATTAAGGTTACTGTATAAAAAGACTTTAACAGTGTACCTAAttagctaataaataattttgactgaGGATGTTTATCCTAGTCTACAGATCTCAGTAAAATTTCCtacttatatatagatatatccAAGcctaatgttttaatttcagaGGAAGACAAAAGGCGTGTCGATCCAAGTAAAGCTCAAACGAAAAGAGTCTCAAAAAATCCAAGAGTAATTTTGAATCCAGCACGACTAACTGGTCCCAGAGGAATACAGGTTATTCCAGACCATTTCAaggattttaaattcaaaggTAATATTCACTTTCCCATCAAAGCATAACATTTTATGTGCGAAAGAGATTAACAACTATGTTGCATGTTGTGTATCTTTTTCACTCATATAATTTGTCACAGATATAACCTGTAACCTAGTTTCAAGCATAAGGACTTGCTAACTGCATCACTATAAACGGGGCAGGGGGCGCGCGCGGGGAAACACCAGCTGAGATGCGCGCGCCATATTCCCCTCCAACTAGTCAGTAAAAAGGATTCAGTACGCGCACGTGACTGCTTgattcaaaatcaattttctatTTGATTGCGCGAAAGCGTGCCCAGgactattgaataaaaaaatatattcattctTGCAATTTTAGGAAAGGGTCACGAGAAAGAAGATTTGGACCTTGTCCTGAAGAAGTTGGAGCACTGGGCCTACAGGTTGTATCCCAAGTTCCAATTCGAAGATTGCTTGAAGAAAATTGAGACTTTAGGCAAAAAGCGGCCAGTAATGGTAAATTTTATGTCTAAAAACCAAGTGTCTTGCTACTTCTTACTTCCCTTAAAGACTATTTTCTGCAGTTAGACCTCTGCATATAGAATCATTGTCTTGTCCAGATGAATCTGATCAGTCAATGGACTGATCAGATCCATCCTATGCAATGGCATAGGACTGTGTAAATtagtgtaataaatttaaataagatatGGATTGCGTCAAATACACCATTATTTCTAAGATGCTTAcgaaataagtaggtatatatttaaaacaacaatatttcagGTACACCTCCACAAAATAAGGTCAGACCAGTACATATCAGACGAGGTGGTGGTGCAGAGGGACTCCAGTGACGAGGCTGAGCCGGCCGAGGAAGACGAATTTGATAAGCTACTGCAGCAGCAGATTGAACTGGCCCGGGCAACTCCGGCCAGCTCTAAGAAAGGGTTTCCTACTCCTAGGGTTGATACGTGAGTTATGAAAGGATTTTTAGccaaattatttacaacacaatactctttattgtaCCAGAGACCAATACAGAAAATGAATACgacacaatacaaataaaaggcCCCAGTGGCCttaaattaaaccttcacgaaactttttcatgttatattcttaattaaatatcaaagcATTTCAtaatgaccactgctgagaagaaatgccaaaatatacataaaattatttaaacaggCTTGCcatgattgtttttttatatattttattcccaTTATTAAAATCACTACATACACTGatttataatcaaatttttatttcaattctgTTTTCAAATGACAATAACTCTTCGCTTTTATAGTCTACTTCTCATTCAGTAATGGTGCACAAATTACAACTtcaggtaatttatttaaattacaaattattaactGAATTTATTTGCTCTTTACTCACAGACCGTCGTTTTCAATGCCCAAAGCCACATCATCACCTTCTATCAGCGACGAACAGAAAGAGAGAATGATTAGAAACAGAAGATTGGCTGAAGAGAGACGTTTGGCTAGACTGAGAAACGCTGAACATAACATATCTGTTATAAACGAAGTACCCATTGAAGTAGAAGacaatcaaaacaaatttaatgttgagcataatgaaaatattgtaaatgatgTGCCAATTGTAGTtgaaaatcatcaaaatgGATTTAATGTGAACCATAGTAAAAACCACACTGTAAATGATGAGCCTATAGATGTAGAAAATCAAATTCATTctagaaaaaagtataatagGTCAAATACTATAGACAGTTCAGATAATGACTGTGACGAACTGGTAGTGAATGAGGCTATAACTGTTGATGTACATGATACTAGACCTGatattgatgtaaataaaGATCAATTAAACAGACCAGTTGACAGAAAACGTAATAGATCTAAAATTGACAGTTCAGATGAAGAGATAGTTAAAATTGATGACGAAAATCATGTAACAGAAGTTAATGgaccaataaaaaaacacaatctTATCATAGATTCTGATGATGCAGTATCAAACAATATCGAAGATAGACCTGATATTGTAAATGATAAGAGTCAAAGTGACTTAGTGACGGATATTGAAGAAAATGCTGAAGTTTCAAAAAATGCTACAGATAATCAAGTTACACAAAATGAGACTGacaaagaggtaacaaatgaAATACCGAATGAATTTGAACTCAATACTGATGAAGAATTATCGAGTGAATCTATAAATCGTGAAAATGATTTGGTTTCAGCTGATCATAGTGAAACTAATGAAGGTGTTAGTTCAAAAGCTAATACTGACAGCAAAAAATGTGctgaaaattacattacaaccGAAGAATTAAAGAGTCTAAACAGTGCTGAAATTGAAATGTTACCTTCAAACAATAAGGAAAATATTGATGATAACAATGTGGATTTAGAACTAATGGATGTGGATTTCAACGAGGACTTTTAGAATGAAAGTCAATATAcaattcaaaaaatttattcaCGACCGTGCAAACGAAAACGAACCTTATCACAGAACATAAAGAATCCATTATTCTAAACTGGCGTATTAGTAGAATTTTACACACACAGGAGGCTACAAATTATTGTCTTCTTTTTGAGTGAAACCAATTTAGAGAATCAATACTACGTACGAAAAGTTAACACTTTCATTCAGTCCATTTTagaattatgttttgtctccttttttttatgtcaaaaattggAAAGAGTGATagggacaaaatatattttatctaaaatttgctgaaacttttaattacaaagACAATAGATGTATTTCAAACTTAGTTCAAGTTTAAGCGATAACACGAAAGcatttaaagtatgttttgtgtCGTCTCTGTCTAGCTACTTATCGAGACAGAGAAAACACGATTTttgagaatttaaattttactttttaacatAGCTGACTATCCCGTGCGTAAAATCCTATTAATTCACCGACGtcctaataatttatacatagtatatgtaatttttaatattagaaatttacACATTACAAAATGCAGGCAATCTTTGTATGatgttgtttaaatataagcataattttaatgttaacaataggggctaaaataaattatgtttaaatccTAACTAAATGAAGTTTTATTCAGTGAAACTGGATAAATTGTACATGAAAGAAAGTATTCTTTCGCAACACAAATATGCAAAATAGTATCGGTAAAACAGCTCATCACGAAAAGTATGCGTCGGCAAACTAGTACATGAATACTCCATCGACATTGTCATATCAATCAATCCACATATTTGCTGTTTTCCCAAGCACGGAGGTGAAATATGCTTTtcaagagaaaaaaaatcattaatattttagttattttcaagaaatttaatgtttctaataaaaaaaaaaaaatcaatgataCGAAAACATCACCGAACTGAacttcttattcataaaaaagtttaaagtaTACTTCAagctataatatgtattagcTCGCTGtttcacaatatttgacattgacagaacaagacaaaacatactttagcttaaggTACACTTTAAAGAGGTTTAGTCATCAAGTTTgtacaaatatgtttttaaatacatattacttATTACGATTAGTTTacactttgaaataaataaaacttcaaaacaatataatgaaTTCACTGAATGTGGAAGCGCAGCAATCCAATTCAAACCGGAACCATTGGACTAACGAAATAGTAATTGGGAACTTTCAGTTTCaatgaaacacaaacaaaactaGGTTACATGACAatgtcattaaataaaaatggaagcAATACACAcccaatcacaaaaaaaagGGATTTACATAAGCTATGTACACAAGTACTTTTTAAAGTCTGAATTTAGAGCAAGCAAATTTAAAAGATCTAAGAACACAAGAATAAAGATCATATTCGGTagataaaaagaaagtaatttGGTGTTAAATCAATTATGTACTTTAGCacgttaaatataaagttCATCCTTGCGTTTCTAGCGTATCTATTTATTACTCTTTAACAATGAGcatattgttgttatttatgtaattcttgataacaaatatatcattttataattactagtAATATGTTTTCATTAGAGAAAACTATTGTTGCACGTTTCTCTTCGTGTGCCATAAAAACAGactttagtatttaaaaaaaaacatgtttgaaAGTTTAGTAGAACCTCCCACCTAGTATAGACTAGTTTACAAATAAGACCTGGTTCGCGTGAGTTAAAAAAGCTCTCGGAAGTTGACGTTTTAAAAACGCTTTCGACTTAACCGAGTTTTCATTTTAACTCTTTTAAGCGCGTCGAAAAAGCGCTCGTGCGCACAAGGACTTaagttttaaagaaaaatagttgACCCATTGTGATATcttgaataataaatcttaacaaatatatttttacgccAGCCAGATTAAAAACTAAGGGATATCGATTTAAATACAATCACttcgtttaataaaatatgtacgttTACTATTTCAGCCAATGACAAAGCCGAAATAGATTCTTATTGTAGATTGGCCGATATGTCTATTTTTTGATTGGTTTCTCGAATTTCACATACGAAAGATCCTTCTCAATATCAAAATCACTGAAGAACACTATTAATATACCgctatatctaaaaataagttatttacaattattatttggtTTTACATCAGTACAGAATTCAAATCTCACAATAGCCTAGAAAAAcggcaattaaaaaaatataatgcgaTTGCTAAACctattttagataaaacaatgtttttccCTCTTTTTCTAATACATATTGGTATTGAAaggagacaaaatatattttatctaaaactcATTCGGGTTTTAGCATGAGCGTGATATTTTTACGAGTAagacttttattttcatatggGAAATCTTAAAATCAACAATTTTAGTCACGATTTTCAAACAAGGAATTTCAACAAGTCGCTTTGCATAGTTCTATCGTTCAACGATTACTTTATGTAGTTTTAAGTCTTTTACTGGACgtgtaaaatgaattaattgcTGGAATAGATTCATACTTTCTATAGATTAACTGAAAAGAAGGATattattacaacaaatacCTTCGCAAAATTTCCATAACCTTTGCGGTTTTACGTTCCAacgctctgtctaccccgtattAAAACGTCTAATAATAAGTTTTGATTTTCTGGACTATAATAACGCAACGagtatatgtattatacaATAGAAATCtacataaaaatttgtatcttaaaacttaaaatcgaAACCATTGACTCGgcaagatttttataaatacacaaaaaaaaacacatcttTTACGTTGGCAACACTTCCAACAATGAGATTTCCAaatacttacaattttttggCCTTTTCCCAGTTCTTGTCACCAATAGAGATTAAAAACTTTTCCCTAGTTGGTATCCGGTATTAGTGAAGCGAAAAATGACGTGAATATCATCCATGTAACAGCGAGCAACGATTGGTTATTAACATTGTCATTGTTTATAACGTCGTCCCTCGCGTCCACTGGTATTTCTTCAGCTTGGTTCTGATTGGGTTGGTTTTGGTTGTGATTGGGTTGGTCTTGGTTCTGGTTGGGTTGGTTCTGGTCCTGATTGGCTTGGTTCTGGTTTTCCGGTCTCTCGTTGCGTCGCTCGGCTTGCGCGGGGTTCACGTGAAGGTCGCGGAAGAATCCGATTTggtgtctgtaatcaaatcaatactaatataaatgcgaaagtctgccTTTCTGTCTGTtgcgctttcacggctaaaccgctggaccgatttgaattttggtaatgaaatttggtatacatgtaATTAAAGACCAAATATACTCGTaggttaaatttgttttaaaaaatcaactccCAAATGACTATAGTGGGGGGTCAAATGTGTGTATAAAAATCacgtctgttccgctttcgcagagaaaccAGTAAAAcaccagtagtttgtagcttgtgagaaataactataaatataaagattgacgagaaaaagtgcctgtgaaggtctaatttctgaataaatgatttgaatttgaatttgaaagaaatTCACGAGAGCAAAGCCGCTGGTAAGAGATAGGTAGTACactattcaaaaataagttattttttgggGGAATCTGGGCTTCACTGCGTTACTGTTCCGAATGAACCGGagatagagagagaaaaaagaTAAACAAGGAATACTCACAGATACCCACATAGCATTCTCAGGGCCAATAGTCTGTTcaataatgcttttagcattaagtcagcttatattgtacttttacaaagtgtttttttttgcagtaGAGTTTAAATGAACACTTACAGATAGCCAGCAGCCGCCAACAGTAGCACCAATAGCAGCCTCGCGGGACTTCCGTAGAGGTACACTAGTGAGAATAGTATTGCAAGCCTGGAGGCCGCGTACAGATGGTCGAGCCAATCGCGAGCGAGTCCATCTTCCGCGGGGTCCTCGGGCGGCGCGGGGGGCGCCGGGGGCGCCGCCGCGGGGGAGGGGGGCGCCTCCGCGGACGGGGCGGGGGGCGCCGCGTTCGCTTGCCACCTATTAGAAGTACAAATGTTTAGTTAAATTCAaacaatgagatgaaaaatgtGTGACATATACATTTCCTTTCATATTCTAAAAAGaagtcgcgtctgtctgtatgaacgcgataaaataaaaaatctacgatttttgtacggttttcaccagtaGATTGTGTGAttactgtataatttattatggttttaccggAGCGAAGTCGGGTCGCtagtgaatatatataaaactttttcgtagctgacagacagacaaccaATCAGACTTCAAAGGAGAAATTTACGTAACGTAACGGTAAACTGAATTCAAACTgaatttcatcgaaataaGCCTGCCGTTTTGTCATTAAAGTCAAACTGTGAGAATTCCGCATAACGTTAGTAAGTATGATTATTTATCAAACTAGCTACAATTCGCAagtaatacattatacaaccATTTAACACCCGATTAGACAGAAGCGTAGGTTCAACATCCGCttgattacataatttttttttcatatcattttCACAAATACAAGCCTTGGTTTGAAAGTGTTTACAAACAAGAATATCTTCAGTTTTATCATAATAGCATGGATTCGCACGTGGAATAATGATTGATGGATTCGAACACAAAGTCCAAGGTGACATGAGTTTGTGATTGCCTATAAAACATAGTACTCGTACAGTATGACATTACATACCTGCTATATTATTctaagattttataaatagcaaTATACCTATAACGCCTCCAAAAGAAGAATGttcataaaattcataaagtCACATTCAACTTATAAATTACGACacttaatacataatatgatatcatattatgtatatagcaagtgtgtttgtttatcaTTCTTTCAACCCGACAAAACAGAGCCAAGAAATGGtgtatatatatcaaatgGTGACGtagcaaattaaaatataaataatttgagatTGGAAAAGATGTTACTTGATTGTTGTTGTTATATACATCTTCTTGACATATTGATTGCTATATGCCGCGCGACCTTGCTTTAAATTCTGGTACACACAGGATTAGATTTGATCATTCATGAATATATCATTGATATTTATGATATACcaagttattttttgatttttaacatAAGCCTTACTAATCAAGTCAAGGACATCTTGTTCATAAAGTCaggtccgtgcagtaaaccgctGAGTTCCCACATCTGGAATCGTATCTGGAGCcattcctgggtgcaccatctggtcatgtttatcataataatgcattgtcatccaaactaaacatgttataaaaaaattcaggTCAATCGGTTATATATGTCTGAATTACGAGTGCCTACTgtaattgagttgcaagattgcGTCCAAACAAACATGGTACCTTCATACAATCTCTGGAATCTCTTTTGTATCTAAAATATTGACTTATTTTTAGTGTATGAATACATTTGTTGGTTCGAATAAGTTCatgtaaaattcaaaaatcacACTTACATATTAGCATACTGCTGCATATACTGCAGATAAGCCTGTTGCATCATCATCATGTGATTCGCCATGGAGGCCGGGTCGTTGGTCACGGGCAAGTATCCCTCACCAAAATTATAGTTAGGGTACGGTGGAACTCTTCCATAGTTGTTCACGAAAGATgtcaaataattttgcatttctACAGTGTGGTTTTGATCGTTCTGTCTTGTCTCCGGTCTCGTGGTGACTTCCGGTCTTTCTGTCCTTGGTTCAGTCTCGGGAGGGTTAACACTAGGGACGTTGCGTCGCCTTAAACCCTCAATGTCGGCAGCGTCGCCCATTCTTCGCTTCGGCGTGCACACTAGGTGCATAATATGAGCTATCTGACTCTCATAGGTGCGTAGTACGTCTTTCAATATGGCATTGTCTTCTAATAACTGGCCTGAGTATATGATTTTCTGTTCATCCTTGCTCTGAAACAAggattttttggaaattatgttacaaaataaatggcATCGGCCCACCCTACGCACTGAGCTCGTATCGCGGGTTAGAGTGAAACGGAAACTGGCACGACAATTTATGGTAGCTGTACAAATATTCGCTCGTGCGAATTTGGAATCCAACCGGGGCCTCGAGATAACGGACGTGCGTGGTGACTGGTGACCACTACACCATGGAGGTTATAAGGAATATGAAaatagcgaaaaataaaatgcaaattgtcaattttattttggtcaattatattttagttaggCATGAATATTACGGCAGTCGTATATATGAACAATCGGCTAATGTGTAAATTCCAGTTTCCTTAAGCCAAATACCTATCACTTTTCcccaaaaaattacaattggcgaatataatgttttgcaaattgtgaaaatttttcAGGATGATTATTTTGCGAAAGGGACTTGCGCCGAAGTTATCGCTCCCATActactaaaatattgttaagtgATACTAAAATACTGTTAACTAAACGTAAATAAATCGTTTCAAAAGAAGGAAAaactaaagaaaattaaataactattgtGTCTTTGTGTCAATGTCAAACGGAGATTTctattcttttatataatttaatttattcaaactttggTTTGACTTTCAAAAAAtgatttgtcattttttcagaaattggGCCTTCACAGGCGATCTAACCGTGCGCCACAGCGCacggtaagtaggtacctgaAAATTATACTAgttatatctttttatatttataaactaatCCCACTTTCGATTTGTCAAACACACAGAATTAGGTCTTTTATCAATTGCGGGAGAGACAAGGTtcgaaaaacaatttttatccaCCAAAAAATGTACAAGTACATTACATGttacatgtaaaaatgtatgtggCATTGTATAAATCACAGTAGCTACATTTCATATCGATTCGGGTCAAGCGTGAACTTGTTTCGCAGCGCTTgacgtaacaaacaaattaattagaaaTGGTTCTCCAATTTCCCCGGGTGCCCTAACACCTTATCGCCTATGAATAATTGCAATTACAATGTGCCCATTAAATATTCTGATAACAGTGTAACATAGAATATGCAATGTCATGCGTATTAGGTATAGGTATTAGttgcattttataaatttgttttaagaaattaatcGCTTCACTTCATCATGACGACAAATCAGTAAAAGCGAATTTAGATTTTGCGacccttttttttttgtttacccaggggaatgctcgttacgcactgagtgtgggactcctgggccgctagtcggcccagcctacccactaaacccctggggcgtttcTACGCTGTcgttatgggggacgtcacggggtcgctaggcatttcaccgcgacgcccccccggctggcctttcggccccgacctgggcgggcagcaagcacaagtgctaaccacccgccccttacgtcacgcgagcgtggcgcggaCCATCAAGCCCGCTCCGCGCACCAGTCAAAAAGCTGACGGGGGGAGCGGGCATCACCACACACAGGACACACAAAATCTTGGGTGCCACCGGGCACCCAAGTCTGCCTCTGTACGGGCGAGCAGAGGCAGACTTGGGTGCTAGGCAGGTGATTTTGCGACCCTAACCCAACTCTATAGTTTATAGTTTAACTAGCatcccgtcctggcttcgctcgtgtaaaaacataatcccaactaatattataaatgcgaaagtaagtttgataCCTcatcacgcattatctactggaccgattattatgaaatttgctaagtacaggtagaaaataaccgGAATAAcacagagtactttttatctcgaaattcccacgggagcgaagtcccggggcgcagctagtaaattatattgttagaCAAAAAAGGTTTAGCTCAGGAATAACACTATCTAGAAAAGAGAATGGTTCTCGGCCTATAAAACTAGACTAGGACTGGATGACAACCTAGGCAACTAGGAGTTCAAGCTTAGAGTCAAGAAGCATTCTACAAAGAGAGTTGACGCCAGGAAGGCAGCAGGACCCTGATATCTggactttaatattatatacttatcttactaaatattgtacataaaatatttgtatatttataacaaataaacttaaaaccaatggaccaattttgataaaatttagtacTTACAGAACATTTTCTGATACAAGTTTACACCAAACTCAATTGAATAATCTTATTTTGCAGATATGAGCATGATAATGTATCTTATACATCAATCACTTATTTCTTATCAAACAATCGATGTGATTTACtttggaaattaaaatttcaaaacatgtctcttttgataaaatgaaacttttctaatattttacttttttagatGAACTGAAAAGAATCGATATAAATGTCATATGTCAGTCTCAAAATTATCCTGAGCCAAAATATAAACCCGGAGCTGAGTTCTCTAGCGTCAGGGTTCATGGAGACATGACGCTATGTGAAATGGGATAAAGG
Coding sequences:
- the Herp gene encoding homocysteine-responsive endoplasmic reticulum-resident ubiquitin-like domain member 2 protein gives rise to the protein MIPDNVTLIVKAPNQQVEDQNIECQSSWTIGQLKGHLSEVYPSKPSKDEQKIIYSGQLLEDNAILKDVLRTYESQIAHIMHLVCTPKRRMGDAADIEGLRRRNVPSVNPPETEPRTERPEVTTRPETRQNDQNHTVEMQNYLTSFVNNYGRVPPYPNYNFGEGYLPVTNDPASMANHMMMMQQAYLQYMQQYANMWQANAAPPAPSAEAPPSPAAAPPAPPAPPEDPAEDGLARDWLDHLYAASRLAILFSLVYLYGSPARLLLVLLLAAAGYLHQIGFFRDLHVNPAQAERRNERPENQNQANQDQNQPNQNQDQPNHNQNQPNQNQAEEIPVDARDDVINNDNVNNQSLLAVTWMIFTSFFASLIPDTN
- the LOC128680797 gene encoding putative leucine-rich repeat-containing protein DDB_G0290503, coding for MSLLEDVFLEDEAGEAEELERVIEGDEFDERPAPQSGEDSNDNSEKEDEAEEDKRRVDPSKAQTKRVSKNPRVILNPARLTGPRGIQVIPDHFKDFKFKGKGHEKEDLDLVLKKLEHWAYRLYPKFQFEDCLKKIETLGKKRPVMVHLHKIRSDQYISDEVVVQRDSSDEAEPAEEDEFDKLLQQQIELARATPASSKKGFPTPRVDTPSFSMPKATSSPSISDEQKERMIRNRRLAEERRLARLRNAEHNISVINEVPIEVEDNQNKFNVEHNENIVNDVPIVVENHQNGFNVNHSKNHTVNDEPIDVENQIHSRKKYNRSNTIDSSDNDCDELVVNEAITVDVHDTRPDIDVNKDQLNRPVDRKRNRSKIDSSDEEIVKIDDENHVTEVNGPIKKHNLIIDSDDAVSNNIEDRPDIVNDKSQSDLVTDIEENAEVSKNATDNQVTQNETDKEVTNEIPNEFELNTDEELSSESINRENDLVSADHSETNEGVSSKANTDSKKCAENYITTEELKSLNSAEIEMLPSNNKENIDDNNVDLELMDVDFNEDF